The DNA region TAGGGCACAATTTAGGGCATAATTCAGCTTCGTCTATGCAATAAGCATCTGCGCATAATTTAAGGCACAATAATATATGCACGCAAATGTATATATTctcataaaaatatttcattatgtaattttgaaaatgaatcTTGGCAAATTGCAAGTTGAAGTGGTACGTATATATGCCTTCGCATTTCTAGTTCGTAGAATATTGTCTACATGAAAACGTTTGAAAATTAAGTGAAAGTGTAACATCTAATTTCTCGAGCTCACTTCTGCTTCTATTTGATTTGAGCCACTATGTTCACAAAGTTCGATCGTTTTATAGTTTCGTCTGATTTTCCAGGTAGAAAATGGAAGACCGGACGAGCTATTGAAATATCAACAAAGATAGAAACCAAGAACTACTGAGAAACATAATAACATGCAGTGAAGTGTCTTAACTATGGTGccttcaaaatttctttctaTATTAAATGAAGGACGCTTCgctttcaaaaaattattatacaaCTCCCACCAATCATTTGATACAAAAATGAAAGAGTACATCCCATGATCCCTCTATTTTCCATAAACCCAGCCTCCTTATCGCCATCATCTCTTTTTGTATCAAAACTCTGATCTGCATGCCTCATTTGTCTCTTCTCTGATTACAAACTATGTCATAGACAAAATCCATGCTCTGCAAGAAGTCGTGGAGATTTTAATGACCTACGAGAGCCATAACAGTGAAATTAAGTTTTCATTTCCACCTATTTCGGGCTGCAATATGATCAACGTAGACCAAGTAATGAAGCTAAAATTGcaagaataaataaaactgTTCAGTGAAAGCACCTTATCGGTTTCACGTTGCAGCGTCAACACCTGGAGGGAGGTTTTAATCTGCATTAAAGAAACAGAGAAGCACTTTAGCCTCGTATAGGAAGAGCAAGAGAGTGTCTTTTATCAAGCGAAAGTTTGTTTTAACCAGCAGAATTTTCTTTATGTAATTACCAGATGCCGTCCCAACTGTCGATTGGGTTGTACCGCTGGCAGTCCCAGAGTTACCCACCTTACCGGCTGATTCTCGGAGGCTATCACctgtttatatttatatctctATGTCAGCGGTTGATGAAACAGAACGTACATTTGCATGCACGGTATTAGTTCCTATGACAAGCAAAGTTTCATGCCATTAAAACGTCAGCTAATGAATGTTTTTGCCGACGTTTTCTGAAAAACATCGGCAAGCATCTCCCAGCTACATCAACAACGACGGAAATGGAAACGTCGGCAGTTACGTGGTCGGTGTTTTTCCTGACGTTTTACTCGTCGGCTAAAACGCCGGGAAAGGACCTTGTCCCTGTAGTGGTCATAGGTGGTTTACCTTTCAGGTTAAGAGCCGACTCTTCtattagcatatatatgccattttcaatggatattatatcaatataattcctcgttttctttaatatataatatttttttcttcgtGTGCATGTGTATCAATTTTTCCATATCGCAAACTCGATCCTACTTTATGGTTCACCGATAGCTAAGGATTTCGGCCCGAATAATGCAGAGTGTTGTCGAAGAATAACTAGAGTAGACGTAAATAAGCCCCTAATCCAACTGTtccatacacatatataattatatgtagTTGAGCAGACCTaaaagctcttttttttttttaagtaaagcTAATTCCCATGTGGCCCCCATGTTAACTACAAGTAACGAGgactataaatatatatagactcgAATCTATACGACACTTGATTCCTCTCATCAATTTGGGTTAATAAGATCGATCGGAAGAGACACACACATCTTAATTAACTCGTAGTATTTTCTCATAAACTTTTCCGGTGAAGGCACATTGAACATATATACTTGGTTATTCGATGGGCGGGATGATAGCGAACCTAAAGACGAGAAGGTAATCCATGATTCGTTTTATCCCGTGATCGTTGCACCTAACTTGCGCGATTATCAGTTTGCTGATAATTAATGCACGTCATCTCAGTTTGGGTCATCCAAGCAACTCCCAGAGAAGGTGGCCATGCGTTAGCCCAAGTTTAGGCCCAATGGGCTGAGAATCCATGGGCTATTCAAGTGGGCCCCACTTGGTCTCAGACATGGCCACGTCCCATTTCCCGGGACTGACGGTACACGCGAACGAGAGCTCTGTCGCTGCGCGTCCCCCCAACCAATAGAAACACACCGTACCGTCACCAGCCCAATGGGAACACGCCACGTGGAAGATCTTCGTCACTTCGCGCTCCTTCCTCTAATAACTACATCGTCCCTCGTGCCCCGCCAAGTCTCACCAACAGACTTCCTCCGATCCGGCAGTTGGAAAGCGACAACGTTTCGTTCTCCTCCGGGTAGTTGCTCCCCTCTTCCTCCACGTTCTTCGGGAAAGCTCGGGGGCCTCTCGCCGGATCTGCAGCTTTCCGGCGGGATTCTGACGCCGATCCATGGAGGCTCACGGTGCAGGGCTCAGCCGCGTCCTGGTGCTGGCATTCTGCGTCGCCGGTATCTGGTCGGCCTACATCTACCAAGGAGTTCTTCAGGAGACCCTGTGAGTTGCTTGACCGACCCTGAAACTACCCCGACCTTTCGTTTGATCACCGGGAATCGATTAAATGGCCGCAAGCCGGTTGATCATAGTGTCACTAGCCAACTCCGTAGTTTCGATCAATGGCTGACAAATCGGGAAAATTCATAATTAGGTTTCAGAGTTGAAATGGGATTTAGCGCACGTctagagttgagtttttgaTTGTTGGGTCTCCCACGGTGGCAATGCTGATAGTGATGATGATTTTTATATGGTTGGCTTAGGTCTACCAAGCGGTTTGGCCCCGATGGGAAGAGATTCGAGCATCTCTCTTTCTTAAACTTGGCTCAGAATGTTGTCTGTCTGGTCTGGTCATACATAAGTGAGTTTCTCTTTCTCCCTGTTTTAGATATTGTGCTGTTTTACTTGTGTATTAGACTGCTAGAGCTCATGGAGTATGCTAAAGGTTTATCTTTTCCCGTTAAACAGTGATAAAGATGTGGTCCAGGAGCTCGGGTGGAGCCCCGTGGTGGACATACTGGAGTGCCGGCATCACGAACACAATTGGACCGGCAATGGGTATTGAGGCGTTAAAGTACATCAGTTACCCTGCTCAGGCATGGCTCTATGTTTTATTGGATGCCCTATGGTGAATTATGCATACGAAGATTCTAAAATAGATTGTTTATCTGATCCATCTCCTGGATGAGTGAGACCTTGCAATGGCTATTATCTTCATTTCATGATGATGATAGTAATGATTAGTAATGCTGCctgcttcttttcttcattCCTGCAGGTCCTAGCAAAATCCTCGAAGATGATTCCTGGTAAGATTTTACACTAATATCATGAACCATTTGGACAAACATGGTCCTATTAGTACATTAGTGAAGCCTTATAATCCTTCAGTAATTACTTTTTGGAACTATTCTAGGGAAAGGCCCTTGTAAGAAGTAAACTATGTTTATTTGAATCAAACTTGTGGCTGTGTCTCCGAGTTATATGCTGTTTTGAAATGTGAGAAACGTAATCTTTTTTGTCCATTTCATTAGCATTTCTATCTGAATAAATTATTGAAAGTGGTGAGCTGAAACTTTTTTTCCGCGGATGTCACCATAATGTTCTAATATCAAGTCGTAATATCCTGCTTGTTATACTTTTATGCAGTGATGCTGATGGGAACTCTAGTTTATGGTATACGATACACCATTCCCGAGTACATTTGCACTTTTCTTGTTGCTGGAGGGGTTTCTATGTTTGCACTTCTAAAGGTAAACATTTCGTCTTTTGGTATGGACCTTTTACTTACATGCGTTGTTCATTGTCTTAGCTAGCCGGACCATAGAcataaaataagtatataataTGATAAGTTTTATGATGATGTTACTTAAAAATCCAAATATGCAGTTCTTGTAATATTAGTAATTAGTACATTTGACTGACCCATCATTTGGGGAATACAGACCAGTTCAAAGACCATCAGCAAGTTGGCTCATCCAAATGCACCTCTAGGTTATGGGCTTTGCTTCCTGAATCTCACATTCGATGGTTTCACAAATGCTACTCAAGATTCAATCAAAGCAAGGTACACGATATTTGTTTAGCTGTTATGTGGAAAATTTGTGTGTTTCCGGTACTAGATTTTGTAGCGTTGGGTTCTGATATTAATGTGCATGTTAATCCATAACTGATTTGACAATTTTCTTGTTCAGATACCCAAAGACGAGTGCCTGGGATATAATGTTGGGCATGAATCTGTGGGGCACCATATACAACCTCATCTACATGTTTGGGTGGCCTCATGGGATCGGCTATGAGGCAATTAACTTTAGCAAGCAGCATCCTGAAGTGGCCTGGGACATCTTCCTTTACTGTCTCTGTGGAGCAGTGGGTCAGAATTTCATCTTTCTAACTATTAGCCGGTTCGGCTCTCTTGCTAACACCACCATCACCACCACCCGGAAGTTTGTGAGCATTGTAATCTCCTCTCTATTGAGCGGCAACCCTCTGTCAACGAAACAGTGGGGATGCGTCGCAATGGTCTTCTCTGGGCTCTCCTACCAGATCTATCTCAAGTGGAGGAAGTTGCAGAGAAtgcagaagaagaggaaatcCATGTAAGAGAGAGACGACCGATCCCTGACAACTTTTGGCGAGGAGTCCGGTCCTGTTATATGGATATATGGCTAGTTTATCGTTGAAGCCGAAATTCGGTAGACAAAGATTAGAGTATAGCAATTTCTATGTTGAGTAGTGAAAATGTAACTTTGGGTAGGTCTCTtactgggaaaaaaaatttgcctttctttttttttgagtcTATCTTCGGATGTGCTATCGACATTGTAGACTATCCCAAAAGGGCAACTGGAATTCGAATTCTCTGTTGTGGGAATTATCTTACTATGCACGACTTATGGATTGAATCAGCCCGTAAAAATTTATGTTGTATGAATCGATTTTATTGAGCATCTATAAGCATGAATCGCTTTTATTTATCGAACGTCCTCAGAGCAACCGTTAGCTTTATCTTGAACTAGGTTCCCTCCACTTTCTTCACCTTTTGAGTAATTTCCAATGATTATGGCggaccaccaccaccaccaccacagCCAACACTTCTTCCTCATATGCAGTAACCCTTCTTCATGAGACCACATGCTTGTCCTCTGCGTTCAGCTCAGGAACAGAGTCAGAGATCCCTACCCCATGCTAACCAACCGCAATGAATGAATCTTCCTCCGCTGTAAGTGCAGCTACCTTCCAACGTTGTTCATTTTCCATTAAGTGATATGCTCAATTTCCTCATTTACTCCATTTCTATCCTCTAAGAAGCTGCTGGTGGAAGTGATGGTTTTCTTTCGCCTCTCTCTTCTACTCGTTCTTTTTTTCCTCGTATGTTTTGACGGGTCTGCTGCTACAGTGCGATGCGACTCTTTGCAAGACATGAAAATATACCGGGAATTCAAAATTATGCACCACGAAAAGAAACCAAATTTCCGGTCCAACCTCGGCAAGTAAGATAACATTAAGAATTAGTAACAAAGGCCACAAAAAAGACTTTACCTGTTTATTCTATGAACTATCCACACCCCAAAAAAACCCGGAAAAACGAAAAACCCAGATAGGAGTCCATGTGACTGGTTCCTCCTTCCCTGTGTCTTATCTGAAGTATATAGTAGCTAGCTATTGGCGATGTGCCAACCACTTGATTACACTCATCAATTACAAGGTATTAGGCAACAATGTTCCTGTACAGATGACTCGACCAAAAAACTCGATGTGAGTTGAAAACAAATGAAGCTACACACAAAACGAATTAGACAAAGAAGGCAAACAAAAAGAATCAACACACTCCAGCAAGCATGTCCGGTGCTTGCTAGGTTTGCTAGAATGTTCCCGGACATCCTAGAAGGGTTCTAGATCAGGGTTGTCCTGACTGTAGCAGACTCAAATACGCCTTTCAGAAAAATATTAGGCCTACATGGCTGCAAGAAGGAACAAGAAACTCAATCTATGGAAAGTACTATACTTCTGGATGATATGTAAGTTTCTGTATAGAAATTGTACTGGTGAGAGTTTTGGTTACAGACTCTGAAGGAGGGATCGTTTGCACGAAGGTGGATTGATATTAGTGCttggagaaggagaaagagacTCCATTCCAAGCGTCTTCATCAGAAAGTTCCTCTCCTGTAAGAAGCAAATGGATTTGATGAGAAAATGAATGATTGGGAATAAAACTAGATTCGAaatattcatccaaaaaaaaaaaaactagattcgaaatataatgaaatgtGACAATTATTCTTGCTCCATTTCTGTCACCATCTGTGTACGGTACTCCTAGATCCTCATTCAGTACATTACTGTAACGTGTAATCTAGTCGGTTTTGTGCATTTTGATCAGCAAATCGATAATGAATGAGGACTTACACTTTCTGAAAATTTTGGGCTAGGAATTCCTGCAGCTATTGATCTGAATACTGGAGTTACTTGGAGAGGCGAGCCAAATTCTTTACTTGGTGGGACAGAGACAACGGCTTCCGTGTTGATCTTCTCATCACAAGATCGGAGCATACCCTCTGCAAcataaaaggagaagaaaaagcAAAGAGAGAATCAAAATCCTAGTCACACAAAGGTGGATTTGTTGAAATCCATCAACAGAACTATTCAAGAACTAGCCTTGCTCGGCAATTGCAGTAGAAATAATCTCCTTATGCCCATCGACTATGCTTTTTTCACGGGTATGTTTTATGTGAAACCTATCTTCGATgctcttttcttttgcttcaGTTTCTGCGGTTTTGTCATGAGTTGTTTTG from Punica granatum isolate Tunisia-2019 chromosome 3, ASM765513v2, whole genome shotgun sequence includes:
- the LOC116199893 gene encoding UDP-galactose/UDP-glucose transporter 3, translating into MEAHGAGLSRVLVLAFCVAGIWSAYIYQGVLQETLSTKRFGPDGKRFEHLSFLNLAQNVVCLVWSYIMIKMWSRSSGGAPWWTYWSAGITNTIGPAMGIEALKYISYPAQVLAKSSKMIPVMLMGTLVYGIRYTIPEYICTFLVAGGVSMFALLKTSSKTISKLAHPNAPLGYGLCFLNLTFDGFTNATQDSIKARYPKTSAWDIMLGMNLWGTIYNLIYMFGWPHGIGYEAINFSKQHPEVAWDIFLYCLCGAVGQNFIFLTISRFGSLANTTITTTRKFVSIVISSLLSGNPLSTKQWGCVAMVFSGLSYQIYLKWRKLQRMQKKRKSM